Genomic window (Mycolicibacterium smegmatis):
GAACTCGCGGGCCGTTCCGACGCCGCTGGCCCGCGTCGCCACCGGAAACTGCCTGCTGTAGAACGAACCCTGCGCCGCCATCATCGTCGGCACCAGAACGCCCGTGCCGACGATCAACGCGGTCCAGATCGCCCATGTCTCACCGGTGTTCAGCAATGCCAGGAAGAAAGTCGCCCACACGCCGCTGAGAACGCCGCCGACGATCAGCACGCGCTTGCTGCTCCACCGGTCGCACAGCCGCCCCAGCAGCGGGATGACCAGGACCGCGGCGATTCCCGCGAGTGTGACGCCGAGTGCGCTGTCGGCGGCCGAGACACCTTTGAACTGCGTCAGGTACGCCAGGGAGAAGGTCTTGAAGATGTAGCTGATCGAGGTGCAGCCCAGGGCGATCCCGATGACGACGGCCAGACCGCGCCAGTCCTGGCGCAGCAGCGCGATGAGCGGGAACGCCTTGGTGCGTCGCTGTTCGGATTCCTGCGCGAAATCCGGTGTCTCGGGCACAGATGCGCGGATCCACAGACCGACGGCGACCAGCGCGAAGCTCGCGACGAACGGGATGCGCCATCCGACGGTCGTCAGGAAGTCGTCACCGAGCAGTGAGATGACGAAGACCGTCGCGGCCGACAACACCAGCCCGAGGTTCATCCCGAGTGTCGGCCATGAGCCCATGCTGCCGCGTTTGGCGACGTCGGCATGTTCGTAGCTGGCGACCGCCGCCGAGGCGAATTCGGCGCCGGCACCCAGACCCTGCAGGATCCGCAACAGCACCAGCGCGATAGGCGCCCACATACCGATCGTCGCGAAGTCGGGCAGGAAACCGATGACACCCGTCGAGACGCCCATCAAGATGAAGGTGACGACAAGTGTGCGCTTGCGCCCGATCCGGTCGCCGAGTGCGCCGAAGACGACGCCGCCGACGGGCCGGGCCAGGAACCCCACGGCGAACGTCGCAAGCGATTGCAGCGCTGCGAATTTCGAGTCTCCTTCCGGGAAGAACACCGTCGCGAACACGATCGAGGCCATCGCGGCGTAGAGGTAGAAGTCGTACCACTCGACCGCGGTTCCGACGACGGCGGCCAGCGCCATGCGCCTCTGGCGTCGGCGTGCCTGCTCGGGGGTCTCGGTGAGGGGTACGGCATGGGTTCCGGTGGGGCTCGCGTCGTTGAGAGCTGGGGTGGACATGGCAATCCTCTCGGTTTTGGGCACGGTGAATCGGCCGCATCGGTTGCGGCTCTTGGCAACAGCGGTGGATCAGATGGCTAGGCGCAATCACCGAAGAACGCGCGCATTTCCGCGACGATCTCCTCGGGTTGTTCTTCGGGAAGGTAGTGGCCGCAGTCGAGGGCGCGGCCGGACACGGTGTCTGCGATGTTCTGCCACAGTTCGAGGGGTTCGAACAGTCGCTCGATGACACCGTGCTTGCCCCACAGCACGCGCAGCGGCGCGGCGATCTTGCGGCCCTGGTCGCGGTCCCGTCGGTCGTGGTCGAGGTCGATGGTGGCCGCGGCCCGGTAGTCCTCGCACGCGCCGCGCGCACGCTCGATCCCGGCGAACCCCGCGATGTAGTGATCGAGGACGTCACGGGGGAACGGCGCCAGGCCGGCGTGGCGTGCGCCCATCACCCCTTCGACGTAGGCACGCGGGTCGGCGCCGATCAGCGTCTCGGGCAGGGGAGCGGGCTGGATGAGGAAGAACCAGTGCCAGTAGGCGCTCGCGAAGTCGCGCGTGGTTCCCTCGTACATGTCGAGGGTGGGCGCGATGTCGAGGAGCATGACGCGGGTGACGCACTCCGGAGAGTCGGCGGCAAGTCGGGCGGCCACGCGCGCCCCGCGGTCGTGCCCGGCCACGTAGAACTGCTGGTGACCGAGTGCCGCCATCAACTCGACACAGTCGCGGGCCATCTCCCGCTTGGAGTAGGTGCTGTGATCGGGGCTCGCCGGCGGACGCTCCGAATTCCCGTATCCACGCAGGTCCGGGGCGACGATGAAGAAGTCCTCCGCCAGCGCGGGCGCCACACGGTGCCACATCAGGTGCGATTCCGGGTGGCCGTGCAGAAGCAGAAGCGGCGGCTTGCCGCAGGCCGGTCCGACCCGGCCGCGAAGCCGGACCCCGTTGACCGTGATGTCGAGTTCGTCGAAGCCAAAGAACACGTCCGGTCTCCTTCGTCGCGGCTTGCGGCCTTTTCCCGATGCTAGATTTGGCCCACAGCGCGAGGAAGGCTCGTCACCTCAAAGGATCTTTGCGCTGAACGCAAGAGGGGTACGACATGGCCGATGTCGGTGATCTCGAATTCTTCGTGACGCTCGCGGCGGCAGGGACGATGACCGAGGCCGCACGGCACTGGGGTGTCTCGGTCTCCGTGGTGAGCCGACGGCTCAAGGCTCTCGAAGAACGCCTGGGCACACCGTTGGTGCACCGGCGCGCCCGCGGGCTCGAGCTCACCGCCGAGGGGCAGCAGTACCACGTGCGGGGGAGCGAAATACTCCAGCAGCTCAAGGATTTGGAGAGCACGCTGAACCCCGATCCCAAGGACTTGACGGGTTCGATCCGGGTGATCAGCACCGTCGGCCTCGGGCGAGTGCACATCGCGCCGCTGCTTCACGATTTTCGGCGACGTCACCGGAGCGTCGAGATCTCGCTGGAGCTCACGAGCCTGCCGCTGTCGGCTTCGGTGCCCGGTTTCGACATCGCGATTCAGGTCGGGCGGGTGCGCGACTCGTCGCTCGCGATACGTCAACTGCTGCCCAACCGGCGTGTGGTGGTGGCCTCGCCCGACTACCTCGACGCGCACGGCGCACCGGCGGACCTCGACGACCTCAAGAATCACGAGCTTCTCGTCGTCCGCGAGAACGAGGGTGAGTCGATCTGGCGATTCGTGAAAGACGGTCGTGAGACGGCGATTCCGGTACGAGGCGGCCTCATCTGCAACGACGGCATCGCGGTGACCGAATGGTGCCTGGCCGGCGCAGGACTGGCCATGCGCTCGATCTGGCACGTCGCACCGTATGTGCGGGAGGGGCGACTCGTACACGTGCTGCCCGACGTCGAGACTCCGGAGGCCGACGTCGTCGCGCTGTTCGACGCCGGGGTGCGTACCTCGCCACGCGTGCGAACATTGTTGTCCTTCTTGCGTAAACAGCTTGCGCAGCGGTGTATCCCGTTACCGACACGACAGGCTGGAGCGGCTCTCCACTGGTAGTACCGATACAGATCCCGTCGCCGAAACAGACACCACGGTCGTGAATTCGCCACCCGATCCCGAAACCGCAACCATGACGTCAAACTCGGCGACGGGACCTCGACAGGAGTTATCCACCGAGACAAGGCCGGAGCCGGGGCGCATTTTTCGCCTGGGACAAAACGGTGTTGCGTCATGCGGCCTGTCTGGACGGCGGTTTTCTTCCTAACCTCGACATCAGCGAAGGGCGTGTGCCCGCGCCGAAGCGTGAGGAGTTGTCGTGGTCAACAGGTACAAGGTCGCAGTCATCGCCGGTGACGGCATCGGTCGCGAGGTCGTTCCGGAAGGGCTACGGGTGTTGCAGGCCGCCTCGGAGCGGTTCGGCTTCACCCTGGACCTCGAAGAATTCGACTACGCCAACGTCGACTACTACCTCAAGCACGGCCAGATGATGCCCGACGACTGGTTCGAGCAGTTGCGGGGATTCGACGCCATCTTCTTCGGCGCGGTCGGCTGGCCCGAACTCGTTCCCGACCACATCTCGCTGTGGGGAAGCCTGATCCAGTTCCGCCGCCATTTCGACCAATACGTCAACCTGCGCCCCGTGCGCCTGCTGCCCGGCATCGCCGGACCACTCGCCGGCCGCAAACCCGGCGACATCGACTTCTACGTGGTGCGGGAGAACACCGAGGGCGAGTACTCCAGCATCGGCGGCAAGATCTTCGAGGACACCCCACGTGAGACCGTGATCCAGGATACGGTGATGACCCGCGTCGGCGTCGACCGGATTCTGCGGTACGCCTTCGAACTCGCGCAGCGCCGTCCCCGTCGCCTGCTCACCTCGGCGACAAAGAGCAACGGGATCTCGATCTCCATGCCGTACTGGGACGAGCGCGTCGAGCAGATGTCCACGATGTTCCCGGACGTCTCCGTCAACAAGTTCCACATCGACATCCTCGCGGCCAACTTCGTGCTGCATCCCGACTGGTTCGACGTTGTGGTTGCGAGCAATCTGTTCGGCGATATCCTCTCCGATCTCGGCCCGGCCTGCACGGGAACCATCGGCGTCGCTCCCAGCGCCAACATCAACCCCGAGCGCACCTTCCCCAGCCTGTTCGAGCCGGTCCACGGTTCGGCGCCCGACATCGCGGGTCAGGGGGTTGCGAACCCGGTCGGCCAGATCTGGTGTGCCTCAATGATGCTCGAGCACCTCGGGGAACGCACGGCAGCAAAGGCCGTGCTGGATGCCATCGAAGCGGTGCTGGCCGACGGTGCGGTGCTCACCCCCGACCTCGGCGGGACGGCGACGACGACGGCGCTGGGAACCGCGATCGCGGACAGCGTCGGCGCGTCGGCCAGTGCGGGTGCCGGGACGCGCTGAGGGCGCACACGCGTAACGCGGCTCGGTTTCTGGATCCGCCTACTGCAACACACCTTTCACCTCAGGCAACACCTACGAAACCGTTCATCGCGTTTACTGACAATCAACCTGGTTTCTCGCAGAGAAAATGGAGATTGTCATGGAAGCGACCACCACTCATCCCCAGTTCAGCGTCACGCCGGACGCGTGGAAGAACCTGCCGAAGATGCCGGAGGCGGAGTACCCGGGTGCCGAGGGCTACATCGGCGACGTGTACGAGAACCCGGGCGGCAGCGTGATGTGCAGTGGCTTCTTCGAGTTGGTGCACACCGAGGCGCCGTTGCTCTACGAGTACACCTATGACGAGATGAAGATCGTGCTGGAGGGCGAATTCCACCTGGAGAACGTCGACACCGGACAGAAGTCGATCGCCAAGACCAAGGACGCGATCTTCTTCCCGAAGGGGTCCCGCATCCTGTT
Coding sequences:
- a CDS encoding MFS transporter; protein product: MSTPALNDASPTGTHAVPLTETPEQARRRQRRMALAAVVGTAVEWYDFYLYAAMASIVFATVFFPEGDSKFAALQSLATFAVGFLARPVGGVVFGALGDRIGRKRTLVVTFILMGVSTGVIGFLPDFATIGMWAPIALVLLRILQGLGAGAEFASAAVASYEHADVAKRGSMGSWPTLGMNLGLVLSAATVFVISLLGDDFLTTVGWRIPFVASFALVAVGLWIRASVPETPDFAQESEQRRTKAFPLIALLRQDWRGLAVVIGIALGCTSISYIFKTFSLAYLTQFKGVSAADSALGVTLAGIAAVLVIPLLGRLCDRWSSKRVLIVGGVLSGVWATFFLALLNTGETWAIWTALIVGTGVLVPTMMAAQGSFYSRQFPVATRASGVGTAREFGTSVAGGAAPLGALALVTASPTHSTVGVGVVLVGAAVLAVVPAMFDQGTKHSAYKN
- a CDS encoding alpha/beta fold hydrolase yields the protein MFFGFDELDITVNGVRLRGRVGPACGKPPLLLLHGHPESHLMWHRVAPALAEDFFIVAPDLRGYGNSERPPASPDHSTYSKREMARDCVELMAALGHQQFYVAGHDRGARVAARLAADSPECVTRVMLLDIAPTLDMYEGTTRDFASAYWHWFFLIQPAPLPETLIGADPRAYVEGVMGARHAGLAPFPRDVLDHYIAGFAGIERARGACEDYRAAATIDLDHDRRDRDQGRKIAAPLRVLWGKHGVIERLFEPLELWQNIADTVSGRALDCGHYLPEEQPEEIVAEMRAFFGDCA
- a CDS encoding LysR family transcriptional regulator — encoded protein: MADVGDLEFFVTLAAAGTMTEAARHWGVSVSVVSRRLKALEERLGTPLVHRRARGLELTAEGQQYHVRGSEILQQLKDLESTLNPDPKDLTGSIRVISTVGLGRVHIAPLLHDFRRRHRSVEISLELTSLPLSASVPGFDIAIQVGRVRDSSLAIRQLLPNRRVVVASPDYLDAHGAPADLDDLKNHELLVVRENEGESIWRFVKDGRETAIPVRGGLICNDGIAVTEWCLAGAGLAMRSIWHVAPYVREGRLVHVLPDVETPEADVVALFDAGVRTSPRVRTLLSFLRKQLAQRCIPLPTRQAGAALHW
- a CDS encoding tartrate dehydrogenase, yielding MVNRYKVAVIAGDGIGREVVPEGLRVLQAASERFGFTLDLEEFDYANVDYYLKHGQMMPDDWFEQLRGFDAIFFGAVGWPELVPDHISLWGSLIQFRRHFDQYVNLRPVRLLPGIAGPLAGRKPGDIDFYVVRENTEGEYSSIGGKIFEDTPRETVIQDTVMTRVGVDRILRYAFELAQRRPRRLLTSATKSNGISISMPYWDERVEQMSTMFPDVSVNKFHIDILAANFVLHPDWFDVVVASNLFGDILSDLGPACTGTIGVAPSANINPERTFPSLFEPVHGSAPDIAGQGVANPVGQIWCASMMLEHLGERTAAKAVLDAIEAVLADGAVLTPDLGGTATTTALGTAIADSVGASASAGAGTR
- a CDS encoding cupin domain-containing protein; the protein is MEATTTHPQFSVTPDAWKNLPKMPEAEYPGAEGYIGDVYENPGGSVMCSGFFELVHTEAPLLYEYTYDEMKIVLEGEFHLENVDTGQKSIAKTKDAIFFPKGSRILFSTPDRALAFYTGHRTADGL